One segment of Pantoea sp. Lij88 DNA contains the following:
- the yegQ gene encoding tRNA 5-hydroxyuridine modification protein YegQ — MMKPELLSPAGTLKNMRYAFAYGADAVYAGQPRYSLRVRNNEFTHENLALGINEAHALGKKFYVVVNIAPHNAKLKTFIRDLTPVVAMQPDALIMSDPGLIMLVRDAFPAMPIHLSVQANAVNWATVKFWQQMGLSRVIVSRELSLEEIAEIRQQVPEMELEVFVHGALCMAYSGRCLLSGYMNKRDPNQGTCTNACRWEYKVQEGQQDEVGNIVGFHEPIAVQEATPTLGIGQPTDKVFLLEEKMKPGEVMSAFEDEHGTYIMNSRDLRAVAHVERLSEMGVQSLKIEGRTKSYYYCARTAQVYRRAIDDAAAGKPFDPSLLLTLEGLAHRGYTEGFLRRHTHDSYQNYQQGFSVSDRQQFVGEFTGERRGEWAEVVVKNKFMLHDSVEIMTPEGNLNCQLDALQNARGEATEVAPGDGHRVWLRVPEEVDLRFALLLRNFDHGEDTRDPHNRLLTETF; from the coding sequence ATCATGAAACCCGAACTGCTTTCTCCCGCTGGCACGCTGAAGAACATGCGTTACGCCTTTGCTTATGGTGCCGATGCCGTGTATGCCGGCCAGCCACGCTACAGCCTGCGGGTGCGCAACAATGAATTTACCCACGAAAATCTCGCACTGGGTATTAACGAAGCGCACGCGCTGGGCAAGAAATTCTACGTGGTGGTCAACATTGCGCCGCACAACGCCAAACTGAAAACCTTCATCCGCGACCTGACGCCGGTGGTGGCGATGCAGCCCGACGCGCTGATCATGTCCGATCCCGGCCTGATCATGCTGGTGCGGGACGCCTTTCCGGCGATGCCGATTCACCTGTCGGTGCAGGCCAATGCGGTCAACTGGGCCACGGTAAAATTCTGGCAGCAGATGGGGCTGAGCCGGGTGATTGTGTCACGCGAGCTGTCGCTGGAAGAGATCGCCGAGATCCGCCAGCAGGTGCCGGAGATGGAGCTGGAAGTGTTCGTTCATGGCGCACTCTGTATGGCCTACTCCGGGCGCTGCCTGCTGTCGGGCTACATGAACAAGCGCGACCCGAATCAGGGTACCTGCACCAACGCCTGCCGCTGGGAATATAAAGTGCAGGAAGGCCAGCAGGATGAGGTAGGAAATATCGTCGGGTTCCACGAGCCTATAGCCGTGCAGGAGGCCACGCCCACGCTGGGCATCGGTCAGCCGACCGACAAGGTGTTTCTGCTGGAAGAGAAGATGAAGCCCGGCGAGGTGATGAGCGCGTTCGAAGATGAGCACGGCACCTACATCATGAACTCGCGGGATCTGCGCGCGGTCGCCCACGTTGAGCGGCTCAGCGAGATGGGCGTTCAGTCGCTGAAAATCGAGGGACGCACCAAGTCCTACTATTACTGCGCCCGCACCGCGCAGGTTTATCGCCGGGCGATTGATGATGCCGCTGCCGGTAAGCCGTTTGATCCCTCACTGCTGTTAACCCTGGAAGGCCTGGCCCATCGCGGCTATACCGAGGGCTTCCTGCGCCGTCACACTCACGACAGCTACCAGAATTATCAGCAGGGCTTTTCAGTTTCCGATCGCCAGCAGTTTGTTGGCGAATTTACCGGTGAGCGCCGGGGCGAATGGGCGGAAGTGGTCGTGAAGAATAAATTTATGCTGCACGACAGCGTGGAGATCATGACGCCCGAAGGGAACCTGAATTGCCAGCTGGATGCGCTGCAGAATGCGCGCGGTGAAGCCACTGAGGTTGCGCCGGGCGACGGCCATCGCGTCTGGCTGCGGGTGCCTGAAGAGGTCGATCTGCGCTTTGCTCTGCTGCTGCGCAACTTTGATCACGGCGAAGATACGCGTGACCCACATAATCGTTTACTAACGGAAACATTTTGA
- the baeR gene encoding two-component system response regulator BaeR yields the protein MSQENHDPLILVVEDEPKLAQLMIDYLHASNYRTHHIADGNAVLEFVRQTPPDLMLLDLMLPGTDGLTLCREIRRHSELPIIMVTARTEEIDRLLGLELGADDYICKPFSPREVVARVKTILRRVKRSAEEPQSASLLRVDESRFFASWREKPLDLTPAEFRLLKTLSLEPGKVFSREQLLNHLYDDYRVVTDRTIDSHIKNLRRKLENLDSEQPFIRAVYGMGYRWEADACHLI from the coding sequence ATGAGCCAGGAAAACCATGACCCGCTGATTCTGGTGGTCGAAGATGAGCCGAAACTGGCGCAGCTGATGATCGACTATCTGCACGCCTCGAACTACCGTACCCACCACATCGCCGACGGCAACGCAGTGCTGGAGTTCGTGCGCCAGACGCCGCCCGACCTGATGCTGCTGGATTTGATGCTGCCGGGCACCGATGGTCTGACGCTTTGTCGTGAAATCCGCCGTCATTCCGAGCTGCCGATTATTATGGTCACCGCCCGCACCGAAGAGATCGATCGGCTGCTGGGGCTGGAGCTGGGCGCGGATGACTACATCTGCAAACCCTTCAGCCCGCGTGAAGTGGTGGCGCGGGTCAAAACGATTCTGCGCCGGGTAAAACGTTCGGCAGAAGAGCCGCAGAGCGCCTCGTTACTCCGGGTCGATGAGAGTCGCTTCTTCGCCAGCTGGCGTGAAAAGCCGCTGGATCTCACGCCGGCGGAGTTCCGCCTGCTGAAAACGCTGTCGCTGGAACCGGGTAAAGTCTTTTCACGTGAACAGCTGCTCAACCATCTCTATGATGATTACCGTGTGGTCACGGACCGCACTATCGACAGCCATATCAAGAATCTGCGGCGCAAGCTGGAGAACCTCGACAGCGAGCAACCTTTTATCCGCGCCGTCTACGGCATGGGCTATCGCTGGGAAGCCGATGCCTGTCATTTGATCTAG
- the baeS gene encoding two-component system sensor histidine kinase BaeS: MRLNLRLGIGAKLFMAIFATCMLVLITMHWGVRLSFEHGFVDYIKRGNQQRLNLLSDALADQYEQHGNWDFLRHNDRLIFTMLRSLEQNPDSSSQLPPHGWRTQFWVLDQQYKVMVGPPGPVPPEGTRRNITTSTGKVVGWVIGSPPERLTRSTDINFDQQQRRTSWIIVGLSTLLAALATWLMGRGLLAPVKRLVDGTHHLAAGNFATRVEVSSRDELGQLAGDFNLLASSLEKNESMRRAFMADISHELRTPLAILRGELEAMQDGVRKLTPEAIASLQSEVVVLTKLVDDLHQLSLSDVGALAYRKQATDLVQLLEVTAGSFAERYRAHGLTLKLNLPDNAPFFGDPDRLMQLFTNLLENSLRYTDSGGRVEVTLKYEAPNWRIDFDDSAPGVEREHQAQIFERFFRTEGSRNRASGGSGLGLAICKNIADAHGGDIHAAHSDLGGLKIALHLRYVPLV, from the coding sequence ATGAGACTCAACCTGCGCCTGGGCATCGGTGCCAAACTGTTTATGGCGATTTTCGCCACCTGCATGCTGGTGCTGATCACCATGCACTGGGGCGTTCGCCTCAGTTTCGAGCATGGCTTCGTCGACTACATTAAGCGCGGCAATCAGCAGCGTCTGAACCTGCTCAGCGATGCGCTGGCCGATCAGTATGAGCAGCACGGCAACTGGGATTTTCTGCGCCACAACGATCGGTTGATCTTCACCATGCTGCGTTCGCTGGAGCAGAATCCTGACAGCAGCAGTCAGCTGCCGCCACACGGCTGGCGCACCCAGTTCTGGGTTCTCGATCAGCAATATAAAGTGATGGTCGGGCCGCCGGGGCCGGTGCCGCCGGAAGGCACAAGGCGCAATATCACCACCAGCACCGGCAAGGTGGTGGGCTGGGTGATTGGCTCGCCGCCGGAGCGGCTGACGCGCAGCACCGATATTAACTTCGATCAACAGCAGCGGCGCACCAGCTGGATCATCGTCGGCCTGTCGACGTTACTGGCGGCGCTGGCGACCTGGCTGATGGGGCGCGGCCTGCTGGCCCCGGTCAAACGGCTGGTGGATGGCACCCATCATCTGGCGGCCGGTAATTTTGCCACCCGCGTCGAGGTCAGCAGCCGCGATGAACTGGGCCAGCTGGCCGGTGACTTTAACCTTCTTGCCAGCTCGCTGGAGAAAAATGAAAGTATGCGCCGCGCCTTTATGGCCGACATCTCCCATGAGCTGCGCACGCCGCTGGCGATCCTGCGCGGTGAGCTGGAGGCGATGCAGGATGGGGTGCGCAAACTGACGCCGGAAGCGATCGCCTCGCTGCAGAGCGAGGTGGTGGTGCTGACCAAGCTGGTCGACGACCTGCACCAGCTGTCGCTGTCGGATGTAGGCGCCCTTGCCTACCGCAAACAGGCCACCGACCTGGTGCAACTGCTGGAAGTGACGGCGGGCAGCTTTGCCGAACGCTATCGCGCGCATGGCCTGACGCTGAAACTGAATCTGCCCGATAACGCCCCGTTCTTCGGCGATCCCGACCGCCTGATGCAGTTGTTCACCAACCTGCTGGAGAACAGCCTGCGTTACACCGACAGCGGCGGTCGGGTTGAAGTGACACTAAAGTATGAGGCGCCCAACTGGCGCATCGATTTTGATGACAGCGCACCCGGTGTTGAGAGAGAACATCAGGCGCAGATTTTCGAGCGATTCTTCCGTACCGAAGGCTCGCGCAATCGCGCCAGCGGCGGTTCGGGCCTGGGCCTGGCCATCTGTAAAAATATCGCTGACGCCCATGGCGGCGATATTCATGCAGCGCACTCTGATTTAGGTGGACTGAAAATCGCGCTACACTTGCGCTATGTTCCCCTTGTATAG
- a CDS encoding MFS transporter produces the protein MTSQNTNVRWQLWIVAIGFFMQTLDTTIVNTAIPSMAHDLGVSPLHMHSVIVYYVLTVAVMLPVSGWLADRFGVRNIFFCAILLFSLGSLLCALSGTLDQLVLSRVVQGIGGAMMVPVGRLTVMKIVPREQYMSAMTFVTLPGQIGPLLGPALGGVLVEYASWHWIFLINIPVGIAGAIATLMLMPNYSMQTRRFDFGGFILLAAGMATLTLALDGQRSSGGSPLLLGAMILTGMFSLLFYLMHARGNENALFSLKLFDNRVYAIGLLGSFTGRIGSGMLPFMTPIFLQLGMGYSPFHAGLMMIPMVLGNMGMKRIVVRIVNLYGYRNVLVMSTVALALVVLLFPLVALMGWVWLLPLVLFLQGMVNAIRFSSMNTLTLKELPDELASSGNSLLSMIMQLSMSIGVTVAGLLLGAFAHESAANSAAEHQMFIYTYLCMSLIIILPALVFWRVPPQVNTNVDLRRRRKK, from the coding sequence ATGACTTCGCAAAACACTAACGTCCGCTGGCAACTGTGGATTGTTGCCATCGGCTTTTTTATGCAGACGCTGGATACCACCATCGTGAATACCGCGATCCCGTCGATGGCGCACGACCTGGGTGTCAGCCCGCTGCACATGCACTCGGTGATTGTCTATTACGTGCTGACGGTGGCCGTCATGTTGCCGGTCAGCGGCTGGCTGGCGGATCGCTTTGGCGTGCGAAACATCTTCTTCTGCGCGATTCTGTTGTTCAGCCTCGGCTCGCTGCTCTGTGCCCTTTCCGGCACGCTGGATCAGCTGGTGCTGTCGCGCGTTGTTCAGGGAATTGGCGGGGCCATGATGGTGCCGGTGGGTCGCCTGACGGTGATGAAGATCGTGCCGCGCGAGCAGTATATGTCCGCCATGACCTTTGTGACCCTGCCCGGCCAGATCGGCCCGCTGCTGGGTCCGGCGCTGGGCGGTGTGCTGGTGGAGTACGCCAGCTGGCACTGGATCTTTCTGATCAATATTCCGGTGGGCATCGCAGGTGCTATCGCTACCCTGATGCTGATGCCCAACTACAGCATGCAGACGCGGCGCTTTGATTTCGGTGGCTTTATCCTGCTGGCCGCCGGCATGGCAACCCTGACACTGGCGCTGGATGGTCAGCGCAGCAGCGGCGGCTCTCCGCTGCTGCTGGGGGCGATGATCCTCACCGGCATGTTCTCTCTGCTGTTCTACCTGATGCATGCGCGCGGCAATGAGAATGCGCTGTTCAGCCTGAAGCTGTTTGATAATCGCGTTTACGCCATTGGCCTGCTCGGCAGTTTTACCGGCCGCATCGGCAGCGGCATGCTGCCCTTTATGACGCCTATCTTTCTGCAGCTCGGCATGGGCTACAGCCCGTTTCACGCCGGTCTGATGATGATTCCGATGGTACTGGGCAATATGGGGATGAAGCGGATTGTGGTGCGCATCGTCAATCTCTATGGCTACCGCAACGTGCTGGTGATGTCGACCGTGGCGCTGGCGCTGGTGGTTCTGCTGTTCCCGCTGGTGGCGCTCATGGGCTGGGTCTGGCTGCTGCCGCTGGTGCTGTTTCTGCAGGGGATGGTCAACGCCATTCGCTTCTCTTCGATGAATACCCTGACGCTGAAAGAGTTGCCCGATGAACTGGCATCCAGCGGCAACAGCCTGCTGTCGATGATTATGCAGCTCTCAATGAGTATCGGCGTGACCGTCGCCGGGCTGCTGCTGGGCGCCTTTGCTCACGAGAGCGCGGCGAACAGTGCGGCGGAGCATCAGATGTTTATTTATACCTACCTGTGCATGTCGCTGATCATCATCCTGCCTGCGCTGGTGTTCTGGCGCGTCCCGCCACAGGTAAATACCAACGTCGATCTGCGACGCCGGAGAAAAAAATGA